One Dermacentor silvarum isolate Dsil-2018 chromosome 10, BIME_Dsil_1.4, whole genome shotgun sequence genomic window carries:
- the LOC119465920 gene encoding thioredoxin domain-containing protein 15: MAPVSFWCCVFAVSLFSCLGEQVEEIVVTSRENTEDAVVTEPEDPGVQNVLHVDAAEQDAETNSTAADDTNNSTETAGARNASSATTNPIRCLPSNVSRNESDEFNALQLINGTALLQELSPAPNKTNSTSGRCIVVTFYSPYCNFCASAAPYVNALPAGFPDLEFYAVDVVKSSHINMRYGLVAVPSILLFHNGRAVAKFNDTFVTMQGLMAFVTRHTGMQASRPLDPDYSGPLADKPLEYTDWVLISAWLFTIVCAVGAFLRSSLCKRMVASVQNAWREAQHQHQD; this comes from the coding sequence ATGGCTCCTGTCTCGTTTTGGTGCTGCGTGTTCGCCGTTTCGTTATTTTCCTGCCTCGGCGAGCAGGTTGAGGAAATTGTCGTAACATCTCGTGAAAACACCGAAGACGCGGTCGTCACTGAACCAGAAGATCCAGGTGTCCAGAATGTACTGCATGTCGACGCTGCGGAACAAGACGCGGAAACTAACAGCACAGCTGCCGACGACACCAACAACTCCACGGAAACGGCTGGCGCCCGCAACGCGTCGTCGGCGACGACGAATCCGATCCGTTGCCTCCCCAGTAACGTGTCGAGGAACGAAAGTGACGAATTCAACGCGTTGCAGCTGATCAACGGCACGGCTCTTCTACAGGAGCTCTCGCCCGCGCCAAACAAGACCAACTCGACCAGCGGCCGTTGCATTGTCGTCACGTTCTACTCTCCCTACTGCAATTTCTGCGCCAGCGCTGCGCCCTACGTCAACGCTTTGCCCGCCGGCTTTCCCGATCTCGAGTTCTACGCCGTGGACGTGGTCAAGTCGAGCCACATAAACATGCGCTACGGCCTCGTCGCCGTCCCCAGCATACTCCTCTTCCACAACGGCCGCGCCGTGGCCAAGTTCAACGACACGTTCGTGACTATGCAAGGTTTGATGGCGTTCGTTACTAGGCACACGGGAATGCAAGCCAGTCGGCCGCTAGACCCAGACTACAGCGGTCCGCTGGCCGATAAGCCGTTGGAATACACCGACTGGGTGCTCATTTCGGCGTGGCTGTTCACCATCGTCTGTGCCGTAGGCGCCTTTCTGCGGTCCAGCCTCTGCAAGAGAATGGTGGCCAGCGTCCAGAACGCCTGGCGGGAAGCCCAACACCAGCATCAAGACTGA